From Moraxella sp. K1664, one genomic window encodes:
- a CDS encoding acyl-CoA thioesterase II: MPNTPDDSLIRDLMTTLTLTEITPDVFSAPSFDYVGARVFGGQVLAQAMMAGAKTLQIDKPCHSFHGYFLRGGDIRLPVIYQVRRLRDGKSLSARQVVAVQNVPNDPDDPTLGTTEQVIFSMIASFSPMEGGLDYQESMPEYPHPDTLQSEQELKDAHVGKIPDALKARYLRKRHVEIRPVTPRDPIHPQPMRPRQANWLRINGLQDQPVAIHQALLAFASDFYLVGTGLMSHGLSFMTKGLQVASIDHSMHFHRPFDVSDWLLYDMWSDTTSHAKGLNHGQFWQDGRLVATTQQEGLMRLVGGEYVTSSS, translated from the coding sequence ATGCCAAATACGCCTGATGATAGTTTGATTCGTGATTTGATGACGACTTTGACCCTAACCGAGATAACGCCCGATGTGTTCTCAGCACCAAGCTTTGACTATGTGGGGGCAAGGGTGTTTGGTGGACAGGTGCTTGCCCAAGCGATGATGGCAGGGGCAAAGACGCTCCAGATAGACAAGCCTTGTCACAGTTTTCATGGTTATTTTTTGCGTGGGGGCGACATTCGCCTGCCAGTCATCTACCAAGTCCGCCGTCTGCGTGATGGCAAAAGCCTATCGGCTCGGCAAGTCGTGGCGGTACAAAACGTGCCAAACGACCCTGACGACCCCACGCTTGGCACGACCGAACAGGTTATTTTTAGCATGATCGCGTCATTCTCGCCCATGGAAGGTGGACTGGATTACCAAGAGAGCATGCCCGAATATCCGCATCCTGACACATTGCAAAGTGAGCAGGAGCTAAAAGACGCCCATGTCGGCAAAATCCCCGACGCCCTAAAAGCCCGCTACCTGCGTAAACGCCATGTCGAGATACGCCCTGTCACGCCCCGAGACCCCATTCATCCACAGCCCATGCGACCCCGCCAAGCCAATTGGCTTCGTATCAATGGATTGCAAGACCAGCCTGTCGCCATTCATCAGGCCCTGCTTGCCTTTGCGTCCGACTTTTATTTGGTTGGCACGGGGCTGATGTCGCACGGACTTAGCTTTATGACCAAGGGTTTGCAAGTGGCGAGCATTGACCACAGCATGCATTTTCATCGCCCCTTTGATGTCAGCGACTGGCTGCTGTATGACATGTGGAGCGACACGACCAGTCACGCCAAGGGGCTAAACCACGGGCAGTTTTGGCAAGATGGCAGGCTTGTCGCCACCACCCAACAAGAAGGGCTCATGCGACTGGTGGGTGGTGAATATGTAACCAGCAGTTCGTGA
- a CDS encoding helix-turn-helix domain-containing protein, whose product MAKYTTDFKLSVIGYYLNHHGYKQTAKHFNLNHTTVELWVKLYQAHGIDGIKRRHTKAVYDTDFKLNAVQAIQQGKSLTQLAIGLICHNLLYCQLG is encoded by the coding sequence ATGGCAAAATACACAACCGACTTTAAACTGTCTGTGATTGGGTATTATCTTAATCATCATGGCTACAAACAAACCGCCAAACACTTTAATCTAAACCACACAACCGTAGAGCTATGGGTTAAACTCTATCAAGCACATGGCATTGATGGCATAAAAAGACGACACACAAAGGCTGTCTATGACACAGATTTTAAGCTTAATGCCGTTCAAGCCATACAACAGGGCAAATCGCTTACACAACTTGCCATAGGCTTAATCTGCCACAACCTTCTTTACTGTCAACTTGGTTAA
- the dcm gene encoding DNA (cytosine-5-)-methyltransferase, with protein MKIISLFSGCGGLDLGFKKAGFKIPVANEYDKAIWATFKANHPDTHLIEGDIRQIKESDFPDDIDGIIGGPPCQSWSEAGALRGIDDARGQLFLIIFVF; from the coding sequence ATGAAAATCATCAGTTTATTTAGTGGCTGTGGTGGGCTTGATTTGGGCTTTAAGAAAGCAGGGTTTAAGATACCTGTTGCCAATGAGTATGACAAAGCCATTTGGGCGACCTTTAAAGCCAATCACCCCGACACACACCTAATAGAAGGCGATATTCGTCAAATCAAAGAAAGCGATTTTCCTGATGATATTGACGGAATTATTGGCGGGCCTCCTTGCCAATCGTGGTCGGAAGCTGGGGCGTTGCGTGGGATTGATGATGCTCGTGGTCAATTATTTTTGATTATATTCGTATTTTAA
- a CDS encoding lysophospholipid acyltransferase family protein, with translation MDMNALPTIDPTTLGDNVPRRRGKIAPRLARAFLDKAGWRITGEIPNVSQVVLLAVPHTSNMDGVYAIPTLLALDVDIKLLGKKQLFKLPILSHFLRWAGVIAIDRDKKGSVLQANINRFKTGKPLFLGLSPEGTRGYTDEWKTGFYYLAVGAGVPILPVAMDYKTKEVRFMSLFYPTGDIEADLPKIYAYYDGVMGRHADNMSGPLQRRSKP, from the coding sequence ATGGACATGAACGCCCTACCCACCATTGACCCCACCACCCTAGGCGACAACGTCCCACGCAGGCGTGGCAAAATTGCCCCACGCCTTGCCCGTGCCTTTTTGGACAAGGCAGGCTGGCGTATCACAGGCGAGATTCCCAATGTCTCACAGGTGGTACTGCTTGCCGTTCCCCATACGTCCAACATGGACGGTGTGTACGCCATTCCCACCCTGCTGGCTCTTGATGTGGACATCAAATTACTTGGCAAAAAACAGCTTTTTAAACTCCCCATTCTGTCGCACTTTTTAAGATGGGCGGGGGTCATCGCCATTGATAGGGATAAAAAAGGCTCGGTATTACAAGCCAACATCAACCGCTTTAAAACTGGCAAACCGCTCTTTTTGGGGCTGTCGCCTGAGGGCACTCGGGGCTACACTGATGAGTGGAAAACGGGCTTTTATTATCTGGCGGTGGGGGCAGGCGTGCCCATCTTGCCTGTGGCGATGGACTATAAAACCAAAGAGGTTCGCTTTATGTCCCTGTTTTATCCCACAGGCGATATTGAGGCGGATTTGCCAAAGATTTATGCTTATTATGATGGTGTGATGGGCAGACATGCAGACAACATGTCCGGGCCATTGCAAAGGCGGTCAAAACCCTGA
- a CDS encoding YqiA/YcfP family alpha/beta fold hydrolase yields the protein MTIIYLHGLDSDPNATKAVITANHAKGFGIDTLRPDLNCPPDDVVAKLLNLIKENPNAVLVSSSLGGYFATLLSDMTGTPAVLLNPSIRPDVSFQRFLKDNFDGQTLTDDTVIYTTTGGWQIRYGDLAWFEKHRLTAKNPHKIKVLLKMGDELLDAYATQAFFESCGADVIAQDGGDHRMSDYDEQVGRVVGWVQALGESL from the coding sequence ATGACCATCATTTACCTGCATGGACTAGACTCCGACCCCAACGCCACCAAAGCCGTCATCACTGCCAACCACGCCAAAGGGTTTGGCATAGATACCCTACGCCCTGATTTGAATTGTCCACCTGATGACGTAGTGGCTAAGCTATTGAATTTAATCAAAGAAAATCCTAATGCCGTGCTTGTCAGCTCGTCCTTAGGTGGATATTTTGCCACACTCTTGTCCGACATGACAGGCACGCCTGCGGTGCTGTTAAATCCGAGTATACGCCCTGATGTCAGTTTTCAGCGATTTTTAAAGGATAATTTTGACGGGCAAACGCTCACAGACGATACCGTCATCTACACCACGACAGGGGGCTGGCAGATTCGCTATGGGGATTTGGCATGGTTTGAAAAGCACCGTTTGACCGCCAAAAATCCCCACAAAATCAAAGTGCTATTAAAAATGGGTGATGAGCTGTTAGACGCTTATGCCACCCAAGCATTTTTTGAAAGCTGTGGGGCGGACGTCATCGCCCAAGACGGGGGCGACCATAGAATGAGTGATTATGATGAGCAGGTGGGGCGTGTTGTGGGGTGGGTACAAGCATTAGGGGAGAGCCTGTGA
- the plsB gene encoding glycerol-3-phosphate 1-O-acyltransferase PlsB → MAHIMLKLPNISQIFSKKPNNSPKSTNENQQEPPKRAENKPSAYRHLSGKGLSLAVKAQVLGEVPELDDDIPTFYVLREYSRSNSLLVDIKTRELDLPSALASTTVGKDSESASVIFLKHRHGSDNVPSPRLERLVKACLDDPTLRVRLIPVTILWGRAPSKEDSLFRLLMADEWNTPSIPKQLFNISVMGRDTVVQFASPKELHTLIEETKQAGESDINSAILTQTIATRLKGFLDKQRTSIIGPDLSDKRNITGKILASPVVQTAIEQESTTTGKSINEVKKEAAGYIGEITSDYSHSVVRFFDHFLTWLWERLYDGVEVRHFERVRKLAPDHQIIYVPCHRSHMDYLLLSYVIYKRGLRIPYIAAGDNLNLPIVGEILRNGGAFFMRRSFKGNALYSTVFKEYLHTLMQRAVPIEYFIEGGRSRSGRLLPPKLGMLAMTVGSYLRDPAKPVVFVPTYISYERIMEGATYVGELKGKPKESENLLSLIKTAQKIERVFGTVHLSFGEPLHLTHFLDKFNVKTGKDTLALGPDEQADNDKQTHAMVTNIGVKIMQNINKSAVVNPVSLLALVLLSTPKSALDEAQAMEQIALYQRIAQALPYDSDTFVTDMNPKDILAYGLQLELIERTPHVLGDMIKVADKQAPLLSYFKNNILHVFILASFIASLVQRNGRMYRDKLENISELLYPFLQTELFLKHPQRSIKDTIGEILDVLIKENLVVEWDGVLISAPETNSPAYQQLIVLADPAQQSLERYFMALTLLSEQGTHRLNTEQVVNLCYFLGQRVSVLYADDLPDMFDKALFTSFLDTLVRMDYVQIEPETGMIDFDERIDKIAEHAKYVLNPDMIELLRHTARLNDDEIDSVMDEMNKKRKFGRK, encoded by the coding sequence ATGGCACACATTATGCTAAAACTTCCTAATATCTCTCAGATTTTTTCTAAAAAACCAAATAACAGCCCAAAATCCACCAACGAAAACCAACAAGAACCCCCCAAAAGAGCAGAGAATAAGCCATCGGCGTATCGGCACTTGTCAGGCAAAGGCTTATCCTTGGCGGTCAAGGCACAGGTTTTGGGCGAAGTGCCAGAGCTTGATGATGACATTCCCACCTTTTATGTTCTAAGAGAATATTCACGCTCTAACAGTCTGCTCGTGGACATCAAGACCCGAGAGCTGGATTTGCCATCTGCCCTTGCCAGTACGACAGTGGGCAAAGACAGCGAAAGTGCGTCAGTCATCTTTTTAAAACACCGTCACGGCTCGGACAACGTACCATCGCCACGTTTAGAGCGTTTGGTCAAAGCCTGCCTAGACGACCCCACGTTGCGTGTGCGACTCATCCCTGTGACCATCCTATGGGGGCGAGCCCCAAGTAAAGAAGACAGTCTGTTTCGCCTACTGATGGCGGACGAGTGGAACACACCAAGCATTCCCAAACAGCTCTTTAACATCAGTGTGATGGGGCGTGATACGGTCGTACAGTTCGCCAGCCCCAAAGAACTACACACGCTCATCGAAGAGACCAAGCAGGCAGGCGAGAGCGACATTAACTCTGCCATCCTAACCCAAACCATCGCCACCCGTCTCAAAGGCTTTTTGGACAAACAAAGAACGAGCATCATCGGGCCTGACTTATCCGACAAACGCAACATCACCGGCAAAATCCTAGCATCGCCCGTGGTACAGACCGCCATCGAACAAGAATCCACCACCACTGGCAAATCCATCAACGAAGTCAAAAAAGAAGCGGCAGGCTACATCGGCGAGATAACAAGCGACTACTCACACTCAGTCGTGCGGTTTTTTGACCACTTTTTGACGTGGCTTTGGGAGCGACTCTATGACGGCGTGGAAGTGCGTCATTTTGAGCGGGTGCGTAAGCTTGCCCCCGACCACCAAATCATCTATGTGCCATGCCACCGTAGCCACATGGACTACCTACTCTTGTCTTATGTCATCTACAAACGGGGCTTGCGTATCCCTTACATCGCTGCAGGGGACAACCTAAATCTACCTATCGTGGGTGAGATTCTGCGAAATGGCGGGGCATTTTTTATGCGTCGTAGCTTCAAAGGCAATGCCTTATACAGCACGGTATTTAAAGAATACCTACACACACTCATGCAACGGGCTGTCCCCATTGAGTATTTCATCGAAGGTGGTCGCTCTCGCTCAGGTCGCCTACTACCACCCAAGCTCGGCATGCTTGCCATGACCGTAGGTAGTTATCTGCGTGACCCTGCTAAGCCCGTGGTCTTTGTCCCGACCTACATCAGCTACGAGCGGATTATGGAAGGGGCGACTTATGTGGGCGAGCTCAAAGGCAAACCCAAAGAGAGCGAGAACCTACTTAGTCTCATCAAGACCGCCCAAAAGATTGAACGGGTGTTTGGCACGGTACATCTGTCCTTTGGCGAACCGCTACACCTGACCCACTTTTTGGATAAATTTAACGTCAAAACTGGCAAAGACACCCTAGCGTTAGGCCCTGACGAGCAAGCGGACAACGACAAACAAACCCACGCCATGGTTACCAACATTGGCGTCAAAATCATGCAAAACATCAACAAATCAGCGGTCGTCAATCCCGTCTCCCTACTGGCACTCGTACTACTGTCCACCCCCAAATCCGCCCTTGATGAAGCCCAAGCGATGGAACAAATCGCCCTGTATCAGCGTATCGCCCAAGCCCTGCCCTATGACAGCGACACCTTTGTCACTGACATGAACCCCAAAGACATCTTGGCGTATGGCTTACAGTTAGAACTCATCGAACGCACGCCCCATGTGCTAGGCGACATGATAAAAGTGGCGGACAAACAAGCCCCCTTGCTTAGCTACTTTAAAAACAACATTCTGCACGTCTTTATCCTAGCCAGTTTTATCGCATCACTGGTGCAACGTAACGGACGCATGTACCGTGATAAGCTAGAAAACATCAGCGAGCTTTTGTACCCCTTTTTACAAACCGAGCTGTTTTTAAAACACCCACAGCGTAGCATTAAGGATACCATTGGCGAAATTTTGGACGTGCTTATCAAAGAAAATCTGGTTGTTGAATGGGATGGCGTACTCATCAGTGCCCCCGAGACCAACTCGCCTGCCTACCAACAGCTCATCGTGCTTGCCGACCCTGCCCAACAGAGCCTAGAACGCTACTTTATGGCGTTAACCCTATTATCCGAACAAGGCACGCACCGCCTAAACACCGAGCAAGTCGTCAATCTGTGCTACTTCCTAGGGCAAAGGGTGTCTGTGCTGTATGCCGATGATTTACCTGACATGTTTGACAAGGCGTTATTTACAAGCTTCTTAGACACGCTCGTCCGCATGGATTATGTGCAGATTGAGCCTGAGACGGGCATGATTGATTTTGATGAACGCATTGACAAAATCGCCGAACATGCCAAATACGTCCTAAACCCTGACATGATTGAGCTACTGCGTCACACCGCCCGCCTAAATGACGATGAGATTGACAGCGTCATGGATGAGATGAATAAAAAGCGTAAATTTGGACGTAAATAG
- a CDS encoding IS3 family transposase → MSTNKEQVLIIQELRHKHKLADLLAVSNLPRSVFYYHIRQSTKPDKDLDLKEHINHIYHQHKGRYGYRRITSELNNQLAQKGMVINHKRVQRLMAKLGLKALVRRQRKFNTYKGTMGKDTIQDNILKRDFKADKPNQKWATDITEFKVQDKANDGSVIQRKLYLSPIIDLFNGEIVSYTMKDRPTYELVKEMLNDALSKLSQEKMDDKPIIHSDQGWHYQMHQYQQTLKEQGLTQSMSRKGNCLDNAVIESFFGTLKQEIFYETTTFTSTDELKQVIDEYIHYYNHDRIKSKLKGLSPVKYRNLVQLGLIQPLATT, encoded by the coding sequence ATCAGTACAAACAAAGAACAAGTCCTGATCATCCAAGAATTAAGGCATAAGCACAAACTTGCTGACTTATTGGCAGTGTCAAACTTGCCAAGAAGTGTGTTTTATTACCACATTCGTCAAAGTACAAAGCCTGACAAAGACCTTGACTTAAAAGAACACATTAACCACATCTACCACCAACACAAGGGCAGGTATGGTTATCGTAGAATCACATCAGAGCTTAACAATCAGCTTGCCCAAAAAGGCATGGTCATTAATCATAAACGAGTGCAACGACTGATGGCTAAACTTGGACTCAAAGCATTGGTTCGTCGTCAACGTAAGTTTAATACTTACAAAGGCACAATGGGCAAAGATACCATTCAGGACAATATACTCAAAAGAGACTTTAAAGCAGACAAACCCAATCAAAAGTGGGCAACAGACATCACCGAGTTTAAAGTACAAGACAAGGCAAATGATGGCAGTGTCATTCAAAGAAAACTCTACCTATCGCCCATCATCGACTTGTTTAATGGTGAGATTGTCAGTTATACGATGAAGGACAGACCAACGTATGAGTTGGTCAAAGAGATGTTAAATGATGCCCTATCCAAGCTAAGCCAAGAAAAGATGGATGACAAACCCATCATTCATTCAGACCAAGGCTGGCACTATCAAATGCACCAGTATCAACAAACCCTAAAAGAACAAGGCTTAACCCAAAGCATGTCAAGAAAAGGCAATTGTTTGGATAATGCTGTGATAGAGAGCTTCTTTGGTACGCTAAAACAAGAGATATTTTATGAGACAACCACATTTACATCAACAGATGAACTTAAACAAGTGATTGATGAGTACATACACTACTACAATCATGATAGAATAAAGAGCAAATTAAAAGGACTAAGTCCTGTTAAGTACAGAAACTTAGTCCAATTAGGGTTAATACAACCACTTGCAACAACCTAA
- a CDS encoding NgoPII family restriction endonuclease: MGGALEEWIKDVFADTLDSTDENDRLIKLSQTFSYLGNQNNPPDMILKHGDAIEVKKVIGKNATLALNSSYPKNKLHASSPLITQACKTCEPDWQEKDIIYVIGVAPNNRLQSLCMVYGDDYCADQSVYERVRDAISLGVKSIPNIEFTPTNELAKVKRIDPLGITDLRVRGMWSIASPFKVFDYVYQRDDNSEFNFYVSHQSTKIPKF; this comes from the coding sequence ATGGGCGGGGCATTAGAAGAGTGGATAAAAGACGTTTTTGCCGATACGCTAGACAGTACCGATGAAAACGACCGCTTAATCAAACTTAGCCAAACATTTAGCTATCTTGGCAATCAAAATAATCCGCCCGACATGATTTTAAAGCACGGCGATGCCATAGAAGTCAAGAAAGTCATCGGCAAAAACGCCACATTGGCACTAAACAGTTCATACCCCAAAAATAAACTGCACGCCAGCTCTCCCCTAATTACCCAAGCGTGCAAAACGTGCGAGCCAGATTGGCAGGAAAAGGACATTATTTATGTGATTGGTGTTGCCCCAAACAACCGCTTGCAAAGTCTGTGTATGGTCTATGGCGATGATTATTGTGCTGACCAATCCGTTTATGAACGGGTGCGAGATGCCATATCGCTTGGCGTTAAGAGTATTCCTAATATAGAATTTACACCCACAAATGAGCTTGCCAAAGTCAAAAGGATAGACCCGCTTGGCATTACTGATTTGCGAGTGCGTGGCATGTGGTCTATCGCCAGCCCCTTTAAAGTGTTTGACTATGTCTATCAAAGGGACGATAATAGCGAGTTTAATTTTTATGTGTCTCATCAATCAACAAAAATACCAAAGTTTTGA
- a CDS encoding DUF1289 domain-containing protein, giving the protein MSNFWGAVHCMGCFRNRTERQTWHIISDGERAKILKNLGRRRRNIHALLRHKHRQTPVNYEFDFYGQFEQLSFDF; this is encoded by the coding sequence GTGTCTAACTTTTGGGGTGCGGTTCACTGCATGGGCTGTTTTAGAAATCGCACCGAACGCCAAACATGGCACATCATCAGCGATGGCGAGCGAGCCAAGATTTTAAAAAACCTTGGCAGGCGACGTCGCAACATCCACGCCCTACTTCGTCACAAACACCGCCAAACCCCAGTCAATTATGAGTTTGATTTTTATGGGCAGTTTGAGCAGTTAAGTTTTGATTTTTAA
- a CDS encoding DUF1615 family protein codes for MKNPLLKNLSLYIALFGGAILLTACTQETPDTPTLSNDEIAKVLPNRSQDKASWAGDIGAIFDELKLHKDKENICTVVAVIDQESNFHANPAVANLGQASLRAIDDKLEDKLGKQLAGVFRTMLATRPTKDDSFESQIKKVKTEKELDELYQQMFDYFTSTYKVSGVNNLTKLTGESLDERLNPITTLGSMQVHVNYAKRHRRANMNDRTLRADMYGQYGGLYYGIHRLMMYQADYDKPLYRFADYNSGVYSSRNSAFQKRVASLTGISLDIDGDLLLYANGTVSSAKSQTETALIKLLATAKTPLTPAQIRSDLKKEKKASFEQTATYQGVSELFKAKYKKDPTYAIMPQVVISSTKMKQDKNTNWYATNVNRRYEACMTLANKLGK; via the coding sequence ATGAAAAATCCACTATTAAAAAATCTGTCCTTATACATCGCTCTGTTTGGCGGTGCCATCCTGCTGACTGCCTGCACCCAAGAGACGCCCGACACGCCTACCCTGTCAAATGATGAGATTGCCAAAGTGCTACCCAACCGTTCACAGGATAAGGCAAGTTGGGCAGGCGACATCGGGGCGATATTTGACGAGCTAAAATTGCACAAGGACAAAGAGAACATCTGCACCGTGGTTGCGGTCATCGACCAAGAGTCCAACTTCCATGCTAATCCTGCCGTTGCCAATCTCGGGCAAGCGTCCTTGCGTGCCATCGATGATAAGCTAGAAGACAAACTGGGCAAGCAGCTCGCTGGCGTGTTTCGCACCATGCTCGCCACTCGCCCGACCAAGGATGACAGCTTTGAGAGCCAAATCAAAAAGGTAAAAACCGAAAAAGAGCTAGATGAGCTGTACCAACAGATGTTTGACTACTTTACCAGCACCTATAAAGTCAGTGGCGTGAATAATCTCACTAAGCTCACAGGCGAGAGCCTTGATGAACGCCTAAATCCCATCACCACCTTAGGTTCCATGCAGGTGCATGTCAACTACGCCAAACGCCACCGCCGAGCCAACATGAACGACCGCACCCTGCGTGCTGACATGTACGGACAGTATGGCGGTCTGTATTACGGCATTCATCGTTTGATGATGTATCAGGCGGACTATGATAAGCCGTTGTATCGCTTTGCTGATTATAATTCGGGCGTGTATTCGAGTCGAAATTCCGCTTTTCAAAAACGTGTGGCAAGCCTAACAGGAATCAGCCTTGACATTGATGGCGATTTGCTGTTGTATGCTAATGGCACGGTGAGCAGTGCCAAATCACAGACCGAGACGGCACTCATCAAACTGCTCGCCACCGCCAAAACACCGCTCACTCCCGCCCAAATCAGAAGTGATTTGAAAAAAGAGAAAAAAGCAAGTTTTGAGCAAACCGCCACGTATCAAGGGGTTAGCGAGCTGTTTAAAGCCAAATACAAAAAAGACCCCACCTATGCCATCATGCCACAGGTCGTGATTAGCAGTACAAAGATGAAACAGGACAAAAACACCAACTGGTACGCCACCAATGTTAATAGACGCTATGAGGCGTGTATGACGTTGGCAAATAAGCTGGGTAAATAA
- a CDS encoding DNA cytosine methyltransferase, producing the protein MAENVSGMLANRHNQAVQNILKMFDDCGYDVTLTMVNAKDYGVAQERKRVFYIGFRKDLNIDFEFPVGSTINDKDKITLKDIIWDLQDTAIPALDNNKKNPQAINHNEYFVGGFSPMFMSRNRVKAWHEQGFTVQASGRQCQLHPNAPKMQKVEADKFEFVAGKEHLYRRTTVREVARVQGFPDDFVFIYQNLNDAYKMIGNAVPVNLAYEIARAIRQTLS; encoded by the coding sequence TTGGCAGAAAATGTGAGTGGAATGCTTGCCAATCGCCACAATCAAGCGGTGCAAAATATTTTAAAAATGTTTGATGATTGTGGTTATGATGTTACTTTAACTATGGTTAATGCCAAAGATTATGGCGTGGCACAAGAGCGAAAACGGGTTTTTTATATTGGTTTTCGTAAAGATTTAAACATTGATTTTGAATTTCCAGTTGGCTCAACCATTAATGATAAAGATAAAATCACATTAAAAGACATTATTTGGGATTTGCAAGATACCGCCATTCCTGCTTTGGATAATAATAAGAAAAACCCCCAAGCAATCAATCACAATGAATATTTTGTTGGCGGTTTTTCTCCTATGTTTATGAGCAGAAATCGTGTCAAAGCGTGGCATGAGCAAGGTTTTACGGTGCAAGCGTCTGGGCGACAATGCCAATTACACCCTAATGCTCCCAAAATGCAAAAAGTAGAAGCCGATAAATTTGAATTTGTGGCAGGCAAAGAGCATTTATATCGGCGAACGACGGTGAGAGAAGTGGCAAGGGTGCAGGGATTTCCTGATGATTTTGTGTTTATTTATCAAAATTTAAATGATGCTTATAAAATGATTGGCAATGCCGTGCCTGTGAATTTAGCCTATGAAATTGCAAGGGCAATTAGGCAAACATTAAGTTAA